The Bemisia tabaci chromosome 5, PGI_BMITA_v3 genome includes a window with the following:
- the LOC109035538 gene encoding uncharacterized protein: MGLQRESKFFVLVSLLCIVHARSKKAVDEDGFQCPNTGTAFNTTLAAYFPDYESGQKSDLVDSRGKKLRTLQDFLDDRAEYVTASMDAELHIEYGTQLCLPELNHHFGRFIPIEVRDSSIELTGLGFGRVDICVRTEEDSYDNSVNRDLTTAILQE; encoded by the exons ATGGGCCTCCAACGAGAGTCTAAGTTCTTCGTCCTAGTTTCGCTGCTCTGCATCGTTCATGCCCGCAGCAAAAAAGCAG TTGACGAGGACGGGTTCCAATGTCCAAACACGGGCACGGCGTTCAATACCACCCTCGCCGCGTACTTTCCTGATTATGAATCCGGCCAGAAATCTGATCTGGTAGATTCTCGtggcaaaaaattgagaacatTACAG GATTTCTTGGACGACAGGGCAGAATACGTGACGGCATCGATGGACGCCGAGCTTCACATTGAATATGGCACTCAGTTGTGCCTGCCTGAGCTCAACCATCATTTCGGACGCTTCATACCAATCGAG GTAAGAGACTCATCTATAGAACTTACAGGACTGGGATTTGGTCGAGTTGATATCTGCGTAAGAACCGAAGAGGACAGTTACGACAATTCTGTCAATCGAGACTTGACTACTGCAATTCTGCAAGAGTGA